One window from the genome of Dyadobacter sp. CECT 9275 encodes:
- the der gene encoding ribosome biogenesis GTPase Der, producing MANVISIVGRPNVGKSTLFNRLTESRKAIMDNQSGVTRDRHYGYGEWTDQYFTVIDTGGYVVGSEDIFEGAIREQVEMAIEESKVVLFMVDTMTGLTDLDKDFANILRRFNKPVLLVANKSETQERYQSAAEFYELGLGDMVYAISAQTGFGTGELLDEVVKHFETAGIENPEAGIPRIAIMGRPNVGKSSFLNVLTGTERSIVTDIAGTTRDAIHTHYNAFGMEFILTDTAGIRRKSRVKEDIEYYSTLRSIKAMEESDVCIVLLDATLGLEGQDLNIIGQADKAKKGIVIMVNKWDLIEKDSKTADRYKKELLERLAPMNYMPIIFASVVEKQRIHQVMEKAMEVFQNKTKKITTSKLNEVMQAEIEKYPPPAHRGKYINIKYMIQLPTPSPTFVFFSSNPKHIQPPYLRYLENRMRENFDFSGVPITIFFREK from the coding sequence ATGGCAAATGTAATATCAATAGTAGGGCGCCCGAACGTAGGCAAATCCACGCTTTTTAACCGCCTTACTGAAAGCCGCAAGGCAATAATGGATAACCAGAGCGGCGTAACCCGCGACCGCCACTACGGGTATGGGGAATGGACCGATCAGTACTTCACCGTAATTGATACCGGCGGGTATGTGGTGGGCTCGGAAGATATCTTCGAAGGGGCGATTAGGGAACAGGTAGAAATGGCGATCGAGGAATCCAAGGTGGTGCTGTTTATGGTAGATACCATGACGGGTCTGACGGATCTGGATAAAGATTTTGCGAATATCTTAAGACGTTTTAACAAGCCGGTTCTGCTGGTAGCCAATAAATCGGAAACACAGGAACGGTACCAGTCGGCTGCGGAGTTTTATGAGCTGGGTCTCGGCGATATGGTTTATGCGATTTCGGCCCAGACCGGCTTTGGTACGGGCGAATTGCTCGATGAGGTAGTCAAACACTTTGAAACCGCCGGAATTGAAAATCCCGAAGCAGGTATTCCAAGAATTGCGATCATGGGGCGCCCCAATGTCGGGAAATCGTCCTTTCTGAATGTCCTGACAGGAACAGAACGCAGTATTGTGACCGACATAGCGGGTACCACCCGGGACGCTATCCATACACATTACAATGCCTTTGGAATGGAATTTATTCTGACCGACACGGCCGGTATCCGCAGAAAATCAAGGGTGAAGGAGGACATTGAATATTATTCCACGCTTCGTTCCATCAAAGCAATGGAAGAGTCGGACGTATGTATAGTATTGCTGGATGCTACGCTAGGGTTGGAAGGGCAGGACCTGAATATTATTGGCCAGGCCGACAAAGCCAAAAAGGGGATCGTGATTATGGTGAATAAATGGGATTTGATTGAAAAAGATTCCAAAACCGCCGATAGATATAAAAAGGAGCTTTTGGAAAGGTTGGCCCCTATGAATTACATGCCGATCATCTTTGCGTCTGTAGTAGAAAAGCAAAGGATTCATCAAGTAATGGAAAAGGCGATGGAGGTATTCCAGAACAAAACCAAGAAAATCACTACCTCGAAATTGAATGAGGTAATGCAGGCTGAGATCGAAAAATATCCTCCACCGGCACACCGCGGCAAATATATTAACATCAAATATATGATTCAGTTGCCAACACCCTCGCCAACGTTTGTGTTTTTCAGCAGCAATCCTAAGCATATCCAGCCGCCTTACCTGCGTTATCTGGAGAACCGCATGCGTGAAAATTTTGATTTCTCAGGCGTTCCTATCACTATTTTCTTCAGAGAAAAGTAG
- a CDS encoding fumarylacetoacetate hydrolase family protein, whose product MKLYRTEHGILLENDDQFYRLHETEWDVVVNRNDLYEWLGLQIESLIPVTFSDDLPMPEILAPIGTQEVWASGVTYFRSRTARMEESEKAGGGSFYDRVYEAERPELFFKSTAWRVVGHQGTVRIRKDSTWDVPEPELTLFATESGTLVGYTIGNDMSSRSIEGENPLYLPQAKSYTGSAALGPCLYVPEVPLSPETIIDLSIIRDGEEVFNGEITLSQMKRTPDELLKFLFREMAFPTGCYLMTGTGIIPPSDFTLQTGDIVHITIEPIGTLTNVVA is encoded by the coding sequence ATGAAATTATACAGAACCGAACACGGCATTCTACTTGAAAATGACGATCAGTTTTATCGCTTGCATGAAACGGAATGGGACGTAGTGGTCAATCGTAATGATCTGTATGAGTGGCTTGGCCTGCAGATTGAAAGTCTTATACCTGTTACCTTTTCTGATGATTTACCAATGCCGGAGATTCTTGCTCCTATTGGTACACAGGAGGTGTGGGCTTCGGGTGTTACCTATTTCCGCAGCCGTACGGCCCGTATGGAAGAGTCTGAAAAAGCTGGCGGCGGAAGTTTTTACGACCGGGTGTACGAGGCTGAAAGACCCGAACTTTTCTTTAAGTCAACTGCCTGGAGGGTCGTGGGACATCAGGGTACGGTACGGATCCGCAAGGATTCTACCTGGGATGTTCCTGAACCGGAGCTGACCCTCTTTGCTACAGAATCCGGCACGCTGGTGGGGTATACCATTGGCAATGATATGAGTTCCAGGAGTATTGAAGGAGAAAATCCTTTATATCTTCCTCAGGCCAAATCTTACACTGGCAGTGCGGCTCTTGGCCCGTGCCTGTATGTACCGGAGGTTCCGCTATCTCCTGAAACCATCATCGACCTGTCGATCATCAGGGATGGGGAAGAGGTTTTCAACGGGGAAATTACCTTGTCTCAGATGAAACGTACCCCGGATGAGCTGCTGAAGTTCTTATTCAGAGAAATGGCTTTCCCTACCGGATGTTACCTGATGACAGGAACAGGAATTATTCCTCCATCGGATTTTACTCTTCAGACCGGAGATATTGTCCATATCACGATTGAGCCCATCGGGACATTAACCAATGTGGTAGCATAA
- the era gene encoding GTPase Era: MENKEENIPPFRNHRAGFVSIIGKPNVGKSTLMNVLVGEKMSIITSKAQTTRHRIMGILNGTYEDIPFQLVYSDTPGVVKPAYKLHDSMMTFVKGSLEDADVVLFVTEIGEKAANHEVTPLLIRTDAPVILVLNKIDLSSEEEVKRKTEEWEQAIQPAAIVPISALLNANIQTLFDAIVTRLPFHPPYFADDELTDKPERFFASEIIREKIFMNYRQEIPYSSEVVISEFKEKDDIIVIRAEILVERKSQKGIIIGEKGEMLKKVGTQARHDLEEFFGKKVFLEQHVKVEPDWRSKENKLRQFGYEE; this comes from the coding sequence ATGGAAAATAAAGAAGAAAATATCCCGCCTTTCAGAAATCACAGAGCAGGATTTGTAAGCATCATCGGAAAGCCCAACGTTGGGAAGTCCACACTGATGAACGTATTGGTTGGCGAAAAGATGTCCATCATTACTTCAAAAGCACAAACGACACGGCACCGGATTATGGGTATTCTTAACGGAACCTATGAAGATATCCCTTTTCAGCTGGTATATTCTGATACCCCAGGCGTGGTTAAACCGGCTTACAAGCTCCATGACTCCATGATGACCTTCGTCAAAGGTTCTCTGGAAGATGCTGACGTGGTACTTTTTGTAACAGAAATAGGGGAGAAGGCCGCTAATCATGAAGTAACACCCTTGCTGATCAGAACGGATGCACCGGTAATACTGGTACTGAATAAAATTGATTTATCGAGCGAAGAAGAGGTAAAAAGAAAAACCGAGGAATGGGAGCAGGCCATTCAACCTGCCGCCATAGTACCTATTTCTGCACTTTTAAATGCAAATATTCAGACGCTTTTTGACGCAATCGTGACCAGGTTGCCTTTTCACCCGCCCTATTTTGCAGATGATGAACTAACAGATAAGCCAGAGCGTTTCTTTGCTTCGGAAATTATTCGTGAAAAAATTTTTATGAACTACCGTCAGGAGATTCCATACAGCTCGGAGGTAGTGATTTCTGAATTCAAAGAAAAGGACGATATCATCGTTATCCGTGCCGAAATACTGGTGGAGCGTAAAAGTCAGAAAGGCATTATCATCGGGGAAAAGGGTGAGATGCTTAAGAAAGTAGGCACCCAGGCGCGGCATGATCTTGAAGAATTTTTTGGCAAAAAAGTATTCCTGGAACAACATGTAAAAGTAGAGCCCGACTGGCGCAGTAAGGAAAACAAGCTGAGACAGTTTGGATACGAAGAGTAA
- a CDS encoding LTA synthase family protein, whose protein sequence is MNSNFSTSRLKGNIHIVLVIRLLWVMFLFLICRILFYALNTAFFPGITIPGALRLFVGGLRFDTVAVLYTNILYILLMLIPFTFKYRRGYQKGLDYLYVFTNSVALLANCADLIYYRFTIKRSTWTVLKEFSNEDNLHLLLGGFAVRYWYIVLIWLVMIFSLVFVAKRIQVQKRAHDPGWQFFLAHLVLMALSVYLFIGGVRGGFLHSTRPITLSNAGEYVQKPKEMFIALNTPFCIYKTIESTDYERVSYFSSARELQEAFDPVHQPGAVQSPFKPMNVVILIWESFGKEMVGAYNHDLENGKYKGYTPFVDSLMGHSKIFWHSFANGAKSIEAIPSVLTSIPGIKEPFITTRYTDNKLPSLPRMLGEKGYHTSFFHGAPNGSMGFQAFVNLIGVQQYYGKTEYDNDADYDGIWGIWDEEFLQFWAKKMNTFQQPFQSTLFTVSSHDPFKVPERYRNKFPKGPLPIYETMGYSDMALRKFFETAKKMPWYKNTLFIITADHAATFAHFPKYQTSVGNFSIPIIFFSPSDSTMRGIDSTNLVQQIDVMPSVLGYLNYDKPYFSFGKNVFKKQASNYAVNYDGVYQWYNGPYVLQFDGQKAVGLYNYQQDKLLKHNLAGQLPVVQKPMENQVKGFIQQYINRMLDDKMVP, encoded by the coding sequence ATGAATTCTAATTTTAGTACTTCCCGGCTTAAGGGGAATATCCATATCGTGCTTGTTATTAGGTTGTTATGGGTCATGTTTCTGTTTCTGATCTGCCGTATACTTTTTTATGCGTTGAATACCGCGTTTTTTCCGGGAATTACCATTCCGGGTGCTTTAAGGTTATTTGTCGGCGGTTTGCGGTTTGATACCGTTGCCGTGTTGTATACCAACATCCTGTATATTCTCCTAATGCTTATTCCTTTTACCTTTAAATACAGAAGAGGGTATCAGAAAGGTCTGGATTATTTATATGTTTTTACCAACAGTGTGGCGCTGCTGGCCAACTGTGCTGATCTTATCTATTACCGTTTCACCATTAAGAGAAGTACCTGGACAGTGCTGAAAGAATTTTCCAACGAGGATAACCTGCACTTACTGCTGGGAGGATTTGCCGTCCGATACTGGTACATTGTGCTCATCTGGCTGGTTATGATTTTTTCTCTGGTTTTTGTCGCCAAAAGAATACAGGTTCAAAAGCGAGCACATGATCCTGGCTGGCAATTTTTTCTGGCACATCTGGTACTGATGGCTTTGTCTGTTTATTTGTTTATCGGAGGAGTTCGGGGCGGATTTTTACATAGTACCCGACCAATCACCTTGAGTAATGCAGGGGAATACGTTCAAAAACCCAAAGAAATGTTTATTGCTTTAAATACACCCTTTTGTATATATAAAACAATAGAATCGACAGATTATGAGAGGGTTAGTTACTTTTCCAGTGCCAGGGAGCTTCAGGAGGCTTTTGATCCGGTACACCAGCCCGGCGCGGTTCAGTCCCCCTTTAAGCCCATGAACGTGGTGATACTGATCTGGGAAAGTTTTGGCAAGGAAATGGTTGGGGCTTACAACCATGACCTGGAAAACGGGAAATACAAGGGTTATACGCCTTTTGTTGATTCGCTAATGGGGCATAGTAAAATTTTCTGGCATTCGTTTGCCAACGGAGCGAAATCCATTGAAGCAATTCCATCGGTGCTTACCAGTATACCGGGTATCAAGGAACCGTTTATTACTACCCGATATACAGACAACAAGCTCCCGAGCTTGCCCAGGATGTTGGGAGAAAAGGGTTATCATACCTCGTTTTTTCATGGTGCCCCCAATGGTTCCATGGGCTTTCAGGCCTTTGTGAACCTGATCGGCGTGCAGCAGTATTATGGCAAAACCGAATATGACAACGATGCCGATTATGACGGTATCTGGGGTATCTGGGATGAAGAATTTCTTCAGTTCTGGGCAAAAAAAATGAATACCTTTCAGCAGCCCTTTCAAAGTACCCTGTTTACGGTTTCCTCTCATGACCCTTTTAAGGTACCTGAGCGATACCGGAACAAATTTCCCAAAGGCCCGCTGCCGATCTATGAAACGATGGGATATTCGGATATGGCGCTGAGGAAGTTTTTTGAAACGGCCAAAAAAATGCCCTGGTATAAAAATACCTTGTTTATCATCACGGCAGATCATGCAGCAACATTTGCCCATTTCCCAAAGTACCAGACATCCGTAGGAAATTTTTCTATCCCGATTATCTTCTTTTCACCATCTGACAGCACCATGCGCGGTATCGACAGCACCAATCTGGTTCAACAGATTGATGTGATGCCGTCGGTATTAGGGTATCTGAATTACGATAAACCATATTTTTCTTTTGGTAAAAATGTATTCAAAAAACAGGCTTCCAATTATGCAGTTAACTACGACGGGGTATATCAATGGTATAATGGGCCCTATGTTTTGCAATTTGATGGACAGAAAGCCGTAGGTTTGTATAATTATCAGCAGGATAAGTTATTGAAACACAACCTGGCCGGACAGCTGCCTGTGGTGCAGAAGCCAATGGAAAATCAGGTAAAGGGATTTATACAGCAATATATAAACCGGATGCTGGACGATAAAATGGTGCCCTGA
- a CDS encoding RES family NAD+ phosphorylase, protein MPVVYQIVREKFRDQSLSAEGSRLYGARWNPKGIGILYTTSSPELGLVETLVHAPGVRYEDLPTYWLSSILIPDDIRHYSESQMPGYWNHKTYDLTQLWLMDWLKKPDVLAIGVPSVIVPFSQNILIHPDHKRFSEVKLVQQRRIPIDSRLWHNG, encoded by the coding sequence ATGCCTGTAGTTTACCAGATTGTCAGAGAAAAATTCAGGGACCAGAGCCTTTCGGCCGAAGGTAGCCGTTTGTACGGAGCCAGATGGAATCCAAAGGGAATCGGTATTTTATATACCACCTCTTCTCCTGAACTTGGGCTCGTGGAAACGCTGGTACACGCTCCCGGTGTGCGTTACGAAGATCTTCCCACCTACTGGCTTTCTTCTATTCTGATCCCTGACGATATCAGGCATTATAGCGAATCTCAGATGCCCGGTTACTGGAATCATAAAACTTATGATTTAACCCAGCTTTGGCTAATGGACTGGCTTAAAAAGCCGGATGTTCTGGCCATAGGCGTCCCCTCTGTGATTGTACCTTTTTCGCAGAATATTTTAATTCATCCCGATCATAAAAGATTTTCGGAAGTCAAACTCGTTCAACAACGGAGAATTCCTATCGACAGCCGGCTTTGGCACAACGGATAA
- a CDS encoding antitoxin Xre/MbcA/ParS toxin-binding domain-containing protein, producing the protein MALPIVSERHVPYGQEPASDLEVIRRSRLGMLRSQADAVSKMVGLTDNEMAGILGMTPRNLHRIQPETRLSIDASERLLLLKNIMLHAMDTFDGKENIVKQWLRTPLSELNGQSPIQMMDTVTGFGLADDVLGRLDYGLPA; encoded by the coding sequence ATGGCTTTACCAATTGTTTCCGAAAGGCATGTACCCTATGGGCAGGAGCCTGCAAGTGATCTTGAAGTAATCAGAAGATCAAGATTAGGAATGTTACGTTCCCAGGCTGACGCTGTTTCAAAAATGGTGGGGCTGACTGACAACGAGATGGCGGGAATTCTGGGAATGACTCCCAGGAACCTTCACCGTATCCAGCCCGAAACTCGGCTGAGCATCGATGCTTCCGAAAGGCTTTTGTTGCTCAAAAATATTATGCTTCATGCAATGGATACCTTTGACGGCAAAGAGAATATTGTGAAGCAATGGCTGCGCACTCCTTTAAGTGAGCTTAACGGGCAGTCTCCCATTCAGATGATGGATACTGTAACGGGCTTTGGCCTGGCAGACGATGTGCTGGGCCGTCTTGACTATGGCCTTCCCGCCTGA
- a CDS encoding nucleotidyl transferase AbiEii/AbiGii toxin family protein translates to MENKIYKRQVALLLDVLPEVAKEECFALHGGTAINLFVRNMPRLSVDIDLTYLPIEDRKITLLNIGQALERVKTNIEKAIPRVHVQHKKDIGKLLISLPGAEIKLEVNLVGRGSFKTPVQMVLCERAQQEFDVFTSIAVVPFGQLFGGKVCAALDRQHPRDLFDIRYLLANEGFSDEVRQGFIYCLLGSDRPMNELIVPNFQDQRLALANQFSGMSAEEFSYEEYETVREQLVKVVLKSLTPSDKDFLLSFKNVDPDWCIYDFERFPSIQWKLRNLDILKKTNPEKHQEQFERLKEKLD, encoded by the coding sequence ATGGAAAACAAAATTTATAAACGACAAGTCGCGTTGCTACTCGACGTATTACCTGAGGTCGCCAAAGAGGAGTGCTTTGCTCTTCATGGCGGCACAGCGATTAATTTGTTTGTCCGCAATATGCCGCGCCTGTCCGTAGATATAGATCTAACCTACCTTCCCATTGAAGACAGAAAGATAACCTTGCTGAATATCGGGCAAGCTCTCGAAAGAGTTAAAACAAATATCGAAAAGGCGATCCCTCGGGTTCATGTCCAGCATAAGAAGGACATCGGTAAACTTCTCATTTCCCTGCCTGGTGCAGAAATTAAACTGGAAGTGAATCTTGTTGGTCGTGGGTCTTTCAAGACGCCGGTACAGATGGTGCTTTGTGAAAGGGCCCAGCAAGAATTTGATGTGTTTACAAGTATCGCTGTTGTCCCTTTTGGACAGCTTTTTGGAGGAAAGGTATGCGCAGCCCTGGACAGGCAACATCCCCGAGATTTGTTCGATATCAGATATCTGTTGGCAAACGAAGGCTTTTCCGATGAAGTACGCCAGGGATTCATTTACTGTCTTCTGGGTAGCGACAGGCCGATGAATGAGCTAATAGTACCAAACTTTCAGGATCAGCGCTTAGCCCTGGCCAATCAGTTTTCCGGCATGAGTGCCGAGGAATTCAGCTACGAGGAGTATGAAACTGTGAGGGAACAGCTTGTAAAGGTTGTTCTGAAAAGCCTTACACCATCCGATAAGGACTTTCTCCTCAGTTTCAAAAACGTGGACCCCGACTGGTGTATTTATGATTTTGAGAGGTTTCCATCCATTCAATGGAAGCTCCGTAATCTGGATATTCTCAAAAAAACAAACCCTGAAAAACATCAGGAACAATTCGAAAGGCTGAAAGAAAAGCTTGATTAA
- a CDS encoding ISAon1 family transposase N-terminal region protein, with the protein MQESYQALVRFLLPEGILDFFDLSKIVEAIPGLLIYLEEKNLPPTEFKDQKLESKGFLPEIYIQDFPIRNQKVTLCIKRRRWEVKDTGEIISRDWELVQKGTRMTKEFADFLKGLY; encoded by the coding sequence TTGCAAGAGTCGTATCAAGCCTTAGTTCGTTTCCTGTTGCCGGAAGGCATCTTAGATTTTTTTGACCTCTCCAAGATCGTTGAAGCCATCCCTGGTCTTCTGATCTACCTGGAAGAGAAAAACCTACCTCCCACTGAGTTTAAAGATCAAAAATTAGAGTCAAAAGGTTTTCTGCCTGAGATTTATATTCAAGACTTTCCTATTAGAAATCAGAAAGTTACACTTTGTATCAAACGCCGCCGCTGGGAGGTCAAAGATACCGGTGAGATCATAAGTAGAGATTGGGAATTGGTTCAAAAGGGCACGCGAATGACTAAGGAATTTGCGGATTTTTTAAAAGGGTTGTATTGA
- a CDS encoding ISAon1 family transposase, whose protein sequence is MDGKQLQQQYKNHISDYRQWDQVEHAEDWMLYAQNTGVQLSIDETALSNGELYTIVTNKAAKGRKGALVAMIKGTQAETVIEVLKKIPKKIRDTVTEVTLDMAANMNLIVKRCFAKADRVIDRFHVQKLAYEAVQEIRIKYRWEALDQENGAIGAAKEAGISFEPEVLENGDTVKQLLARSRYLLFKHQDKWTSSQAKRAHLLFERYPLIKQAYNISLELGSIFRTCGSKEVAFKKLALWYNTVEDCGIDSFKTVARSIQAHYSDILNFFNNRSTNASAESFNAKIKSFRSSSRGVRDIKFFLFRLSKLYA, encoded by the coding sequence ATGGATGGGAAACAGCTTCAGCAGCAGTATAAGAATCATATCAGTGATTATCGCCAGTGGGATCAGGTAGAGCATGCGGAAGATTGGATGTTGTATGCTCAGAATACAGGAGTTCAATTAAGCATTGATGAAACCGCCCTCTCTAACGGAGAATTATACACCATTGTTACCAATAAAGCAGCCAAAGGCAGAAAGGGCGCACTTGTTGCGATGATTAAAGGAACTCAGGCCGAGACGGTTATTGAGGTTTTAAAGAAGATTCCCAAGAAAATACGGGACACAGTTACCGAAGTAACTCTTGATATGGCGGCCAACATGAACCTGATCGTGAAACGCTGTTTTGCCAAAGCAGATCGTGTAATCGATCGTTTTCATGTCCAAAAACTTGCATATGAAGCTGTACAGGAGATTAGGATCAAATACCGTTGGGAAGCGTTGGATCAGGAGAATGGAGCGATTGGCGCTGCAAAGGAGGCTGGAATCAGCTTTGAACCGGAAGTTCTCGAAAACGGAGACACTGTAAAACAATTATTAGCCAGAAGCAGGTATTTGTTATTTAAGCATCAGGATAAATGGACTTCATCGCAGGCAAAACGTGCCCATTTACTCTTTGAACGTTATCCCTTAATCAAGCAAGCTTACAATATCTCTTTGGAGCTCGGAAGCATCTTTCGGACTTGCGGATCGAAGGAAGTGGCCTTTAAAAAGCTTGCATTGTGGTATAACACAGTAGAAGACTGTGGGATAGACTCCTTCAAAACCGTCGCCAGGTCTATTCAAGCGCATTACTCAGACATTCTAAATTTTTTCAACAATAGGAGTACGAATGCGTCTGCCGAATCCTTCAACGCAAAAATCAAGTCATTTAGATCATCATCCAGAGGCGTAAGAGACATCAAGTTCTTCCTGTTCCGGCTTTCTAAACTTTATGCTTAA